Below is a window of Luteitalea sp. DNA.
GGGCGGCGCGACATCCTCTTGGTAAACGGACATGTCTACCCCGAGGTCGATAATGCCGGTCTTGCGGTGACCTATCGTCAGAAGCGGCTGCTCTATCAGAACGTCCGCGGGCGCTTCGCCGACGTCTCTGACAAGGCAGGTCCAGGAATCGCAACGGCAGCCTGGTCCTCCCGCGGCTCCGCGGTGGGAGATCTCGATAACGACGGATCTCTCGAAGTCGTCATCAACAACATGAGCGAGAGGCCCAGCCTGCTGAAGAACCAGGGGAAGCCAAAGAACTGGTTGATGGTTCGGCTGGTCGGCACTCGGGCCAATCGCGACGCACTCGGGGCCCGCGCATACGTGGTCACCGCAGAGGGACGAATCTCCGGCGAGGTTCAGGGTGGGTCGGGATATCTCTCGCAGAGCGACTCACGACTCCATTTCGGCTTGGGCGGCGCCGAACGCTGCGAGCGAATCGAGGTGCTGTGGCCGGGCGGCGAGCGCGAAGTGTTCGAGGGATCGAAGGCGAATCGCCTCGTCGTGTTGAAGCAGGGCGAGGGCGAGCCGGCCGGTCCGTCAAAGTCGCGCTGAGCCGCAGGCTCGAAGGGTGGGTCGCAGGTTCAGCGGAGGGTAGCCAGCGCGTGTGTCGCCTCGGCGACCAGGCGCGAGTCGGCTGTGGCGGAGCCCACCAGCGCCGTCAGCCCGGCTTCAATCAGCGAACGGGCCTCGGCGGTACGCCCTTGGGCCACGCGACACAGGCCAGCGCAACGCGCGCCTGGTTGGTGAGGTCGCTGCGTGAGGCGCTCACCAGTGTGGCCCTGACGGGCGTGATTGACACACGCCAAGTCGAGACGCTGCTCGGCGGGAGATGCGAGTCTCTGTGCGCCAACGGCGTGCAAGCCGGGGCTCGTTGCAAGCCGTGCGACGACGGCGTCGCCGCCTGCCTGAGCATCCGCTACGTAAAGTACCGCATTTCAGAATTATTGTGACGTATCTTTACGACCGTCAGGTGCGCGGAGGTGTGCGGCGGAATGTCGCGAGGGGCTGCAGCGCCGGTATGCGCGTGATGCGCCAACGGTGCCGGCCCGCGTGAAGAAAGCGCTTGACAACGATTCGCCACCCGTGCGCGTTTTTGTGCCGTCCCGCGTGAGAATGGTCCGTTACGCAGGCGACGTTGGCCGAGAAGCCGCGTTTGCACGCAACTTTGATTAAAAAGAAGGATCGGTCAGTTTGCGTGCGATCGAGGGCCGTTCTGCGCTTAGAAAATCGCGTCCGTATAATGGGATATGGCGACGCTATTTTCCCCGTTTAATCAGCTCTCTGACTCCGATCTCCTCCGCGAGGTCACGCGCCTCGCTGCCCGTGAACGTGAGGCCACCGCGCGCCTCGTCGGCTCCCTCGCCGAACTCGATCCGCGACGTCTGTATCTCCGCGAAGGCTGTGCCTCGCTCTTTGCGTACTGCGTTCGCGTGTTGCACCTCGCGGAGCACGCCGCGTACGACCGCATCGAGGTCGCCCGCGCGGCGCGCCGCTTCCCCGCCATTCTCGGGCACCTGGCGGCGGGCGCGGTCACGCTGACCACGATTCGCCTGCTGGCCCCGCACTTGACCACCGAGAACCAGGCCGCGGTGCTGGCCGAGGCCCAGCACCGCACGCGCCGCGAGGTCGAACAGATCGTGGCCCGACTGCAGCCGCGCCCCGATGTGCCAAGCACAGTCCGGAAACTGCCCACGCCAACGGCCCCACACCCTAACACGCCGACGGCCGAGAGCAGCTCGCTCACCGCGGCACGAGCGAACGCTGACGCCGCGCCGCCGTGCGCCACGCCGGCCTCGTCTGCCGCAGCCCCGCCACCGCCCGCCCCGGCCCCGACACCGACACGTCCTACGGTGGTCGCCCCGCTGGCCCCCACGCGCTATAAGGTGTCGTTCACGATCAGCGCAGAGACGTATGCCAAGCTGCAGGAGGCGCAGGCGCTTCTTCGGCACGTCATCCCGAGCGGCGACCCTGCGCTGATCTTCGATCGCGCGCTCACGCTGCTCGTCGCTCAGTGTGCGCGGACGAAGCACGCGGCCACGACCACGCCCAGGCCCCGTCGCGCCTCGACGGCGGTTGGCCCGGCCGTCGACCATCCTCGAGGGACCTCCGCGCGGGTCGACGGCGCTACGGCCGGTGCGACGGTCGTGCGGTCGCGGCATATCCCGGCCGAGGTGAAGCGCCAGGTCTGGGCGCGCGATGGTGGCCGGTGCGCGTTTGTGAGCCCTAGCGGCCGGCGGTGCGCAGAACGCGGGTTCCTCGAGTTCCATCACCTGGTGCCGTATGCGAAGGATGGTGAGCCGGCCGTCGAGAATCTGCAGCTTCGCTGTCGTCAGCACAATCGCTATGAAGCCGAGCGCGACTTCAGCCCCTGGCCGACGTCTGTCCGAGAGACGGCACCGATCTTTGGCGTGCCGCCGCCGGCGACTTGGTTTGAAACGAGTGTGGCGCAACTCTTGTGCCACGCCGCCGGGCCACCCCGGATGGAAGCGTCACACGCACGTGATCCCACCGTGCGCGCCTCACCCTAAGGGCGCACGAACGTTGGCTCATGCTTAGACGACGAAACACCTCCGCGCTAAAGCAGCAACAGGGCGTGAGCGGCTGGTCCCTCTGTGGAACCAGCTCGCCGCTTTCGCCGCCCTGCGGGATCGCCGACCGCTGCCCGTCACCCGTTGAACGGAAGCTCGCTGACCCACGACTAAAGAGGGTGAACGACCTCTGAGCCAGCGTTCGCTCAGGAGGCTGGCGACCTTTTACGCTGGCACGTACTCCTCACCAGGAAACAACGCTCGCTGAGTCAGCAGAGAACAGGCACGTTCGATCATGAGACGACGCATGCAGTCTCCTTACGTGTGGTGGGCGTCTATCGCACGGCGTTGCTCCTGACACGCTCGGCAGCTAGACGGCCACCCTCGCGGATCACTACGAAGGTACGTAGGATCTTGGTCGTCGTGCGTTCGGGGCCTCGGTGTGCGCCGTTGTTTCAGGTAGGTTCGGCCACCGATAGTGCGGGCGGCGCCAGTCGACCGCGGACCAGATCATCGTCGCAACAACAGTCAGCACCAGATAGCAGAAGAGCAGGACCCAGTCAGAGGTTTTGTCGCCGCTGCCGCTCGGAAAATAGGTGATAGGGGAGCGCAGATTCAGGATGTGGGCGCCGACCCACGGCACGATCTGCTGCCACATCGTCATGTACCCACGCACGAGCGACGACAGGCCCGGGACGAGTGCGGGCGACACGTTTGCCAACGTCACCGTGTTGTAGAGCGTGAGGTAGATGAACCCGAAGCGGAAGGCGACGGCCAGGGCGCGCGACCACGCTGTGGTATTCAAGCCCTTCGGAAATGCGGATGCACCGCCGCCAGGCGTCGGCGCCGGTTTCGATCCCGCCAGTGGTGCCGACCAAGAGTGCGCGCGCGGCGTCGCGGGCGACGCTGCAGCTGGCGTGGCGCCGACATCAGGAGTGGAACTGCCGTTCGTGCCCAGGGAGCTCATGTGTAGCCTCTCTCTTCGAGCGCGCCGACAGCGACTCCCGTGGGGCGGAGGGAAGCCCGCGCCGTTTGTGCCTCGCAAGCGCTCCTCACCAGGAAACAACGCTCGCTGAGTCACCAGAGAACAGGCTGCCAAGAACGCGTTCGGTTAACGACGAATTCATAAACTCGTCACCGAACGGCATCGCTGTCGGCCCGGAGCGCAGCATCGAGCAACCGCCGCGCCGCAGCATCATCAGGAGCCCAAAGCAGCACGGCTCGGGCATGCCGAGCGGCCTCACGTGACCCGCCGGCATCGAGCAGCGCCTCCGCCAGGCGAAGGCGTGCGGGTGTGAAGCTGGGCGCGACGCTCGCGGCGAGTCGAAGCTCTTCGAGCGCCTGCGCATCTTGGCCCTGATCCTCGAGCAGCAGGGCAGCCTCATAGTGTGCCTGCGCGTTGCTTGGGTCCAGCTCTATGGCGCGCTGCAGCGCGGCAGCCGCGTCTTGGGGGTCGCCGCCGGATTTTCGAATGGCTCGGCCCAGCAGTAGATGCGTATCCGCCGCGTTCGGGCTCATCGAGACCGCCTTGCGCAGTTGACCAAGTGCATTGTCAACGTCGCCCCGCTCCAGGTGTTGTGCCGCCGACTGCGTCAGGATCATGGCGCGGCCCACGCGAGCCTCCTCATCCCTCAGTGCCTCGGCCTGGCGCGCCGACCGCATCGCTTGGTCGCGCTTTCCCAGTCTGTAGTACGCCTGAGCGAGCGTGCGGTGAGCCTTGATAAGCTTTGGATTCGCCTCGATCGCCCGCTGCAGATGCATGAGGGCCTCGTCGACGGCACCCAACGTGAGAAGCACCACGCCCAGCATGTTGTGCGCCTCGGGGTCGTCTGGATCGCGCTCGACCGCCACACGCAGCTCGCGCGCCGCAGCCTTCGCGTCGCCGCTTCGCTGCAGCGCCACGCCCAGGGCACGTCGGGCACGCGCCTCGTCTGGACGCAACCGAAGCGCGTCGCCAAGTGCTTTCGCCGCGTCGGAAAGCCGTCCCGCCTGCGCCAAGGCGAGGCCGAGATTGTAATGCGCATCCGGATTGGCCGGATCGAGGCGGACAGCAGCGCCGAGCGTCTCGACGGCCGCCTTCAGATCCGGTTTCTCCGCATAGGCGATGCCGAGCGCGAGCGCCGCCGATGGATCGTTCGGCTGCAGCTCGTGCGCGGTTCGCAGCGAGGTGATCGCCGCCGCTGGATCGCGGGACTGGAGCAGCAGACCGAGGTTGTAGCGCGCTTCGGCGAACGTCGGCTCGCGCTCAATCACGTCGCGCAGCAGGCGGATCGCCCCTTCCGTGTCGCCCTGTTTGCGCAGCACCCCGCTCAAGAGATAGCGCGCTGGCGTCAAATCAGCGTCGAGCCGTAGCGCTTCCTCGAAACCGGCGATCGCGTCGCTCGTGCGTCCCAAACGATCCTGGGCGAGGCCGAGGTGATAGTGCGCCTCCGCCGACGCCGGGTTCAGCGCGACGGCCTTTCGAAAGTGCGCCTCGGCGTCGGCGACGCGTCCTGTCTCTGCCAGAATGACGCCGAGATTGTCATGGGAAACAGCGTCGTTCGGATCGAGCCGAATCGCCTCTTCAACATGAGGCAGCGCGGCTCGAAGATCTCCGCGCTTCAAGAGCTCGACGGCGCGGTTGCGATGCGTTTCAGCAGCGGTGCGCCGCTCGCCTCGCTCGGTCCGTTGTTGAGCGAGCGCGGCGGGCGGGACCAGCGCTGCGAGCACCATCGCCACGAGCATTGTCTTCACGTGCACCAGCGCTTCTGTGTGTCGGACGGCTCGGCGAGCCGTCCCTACCTTCCCGTCATTGGTAGGGCGCGTTCGCCGAACGCGGCGTGGGTCGCACGCCTCGGCGAGGCGTCCGCACCAGACCCTGTCCCTCGCGCACGGTAATCGCTTGGTTCGCCGGGACGTTCTCGAGTCGGTCAATCGTGCCGCTCGGCCAACGCACCTCGACCGAGTCCGCGCGATCGCTCGTGCCGAGCCCGAAATGGAGGCGCGGATCGTGAGCTGATTGGTAACTGCCACCGCCGGTTCGCTGGTCGCGCTGGTCGAGCCCGTTGGCTCTCACCACCACGCTGGCGCCAATCCCGTCGCGATTGGACTTGACGCCAACGAGACGCACTTGCAGCCAGCTCCGTTGATTGCCGCCGTCATTGCGCAGGAGCTCCGCCTGATCGCCGTTGTTGCTGACCAGGACATCCTCGTCTCCGTCGTTGTCGTAGTCGCCGAACGCCGCTGCACGACTGACCTTCGCGCGCGACAGGTCCGGGCCAAGCTGCCTCGTCACGTTGCGAAAGTGGCCCCCCAGGTTGCGAAAGATGAGCTTCGGCTCGGCGTAGGTGGTCTTCGCATGAAAGAGCTCGATGTTATCCATGACATGTCCGTTCACGACGAAGACGTCCAGCCGGCCATCGTTGTCGTAGTCGACGAAGCGGGTGCCGAACCCGCTGGTCTGAAACGTCTCGTAACCGAGCTTCGTGGAGAACACGACGTCTTCGAACGTGCCATCTCCGCGATTCCGGTACAGGGTCATCGTCTGGCCGCGATACTTGTTCGGATGACAGTACGCGCGGTAGCCGGGGCGTCGCTCACCGCAGTACAGGTTCGTTTCTGGCGTCCAATCGAGATAGTTCACCACGATGAGATCGAGCCGTCCATCGTTGTCGTAGTCGAACCAGGCGCCGCTCGACCCCCACTTATCTCGATTGGCGACACCCGCGCGATCGGTGACATCGGTGAAGGAGCCGTCACCGTCGTTGCGATAGAGAATGGACCGTCGGTAACCCACGACAAAGAGGTCCTGATCGCCGTCGTTGTCGTAATCTCCTACGGCAACGCCCATGCCGAACAGTCCTTCCGCTGCGACGCCGGCCCGCGCGGTCACGTTCGAAAACGTTCCGTCGCCGTTGTTCCGAAACAGGGCGCTGCGCAGTGGCTGGTCGGGCTGGTACACCTTCGTGGGGGCGCTGTTCACCAGATACGCATCGAGCCAACCATCCTCATCGAAGTCGATCCAAGCCGCGCCCGCGCCCATCGTCTCGATCAGGTATTTCTCGGGCGATGCGGCGTTGTCGTGCCGAAATGTCAGGCCCGAGCGCGCAGCGACGTCGACGAACCGCAACTGTGCTCGGTTGGTCCCTGGCGCGGGAGCGGCTGCAAATGACAAGGCGAGTATGCCGCATGCGACCCCCGCCGCATGGTGCGCCGGCGCGACGGTGCTCATCGCCTGCCCTCGCGCACAATCCTGAGCAAGCCGCTCCGTGTGAGCTCGTCGCGGTCGTCCGCCTTTATGTCGCGCACTTTTGCGAACAGCTCGTTCGCCTCGCGGG
It encodes the following:
- a CDS encoding tetratricopeptide repeat protein, which encodes MKTMLVAMVLAALVPPAALAQQRTERGERRTAAETHRNRAVELLKRGDLRAALPHVEEAIRLDPNDAVSHDNLGVILAETGRVADAEAHFRKAVALNPASAEAHYHLGLAQDRLGRTSDAIAGFEEALRLDADLTPARYLLSGVLRKQGDTEGAIRLLRDVIEREPTFAEARYNLGLLLQSRDPAAAITSLRTAHELQPNDPSAALALGIAYAEKPDLKAAVETLGAAVRLDPANPDAHYNLGLALAQAGRLSDAAKALGDALRLRPDEARARRALGVALQRSGDAKAAARELRVAVERDPDDPEAHNMLGVVLLTLGAVDEALMHLQRAIEANPKLIKAHRTLAQAYYRLGKRDQAMRSARQAEALRDEEARVGRAMILTQSAAQHLERGDVDNALGQLRKAVSMSPNAADTHLLLGRAIRKSGGDPQDAAAALQRAIELDPSNAQAHYEAALLLEDQGQDAQALEELRLAASVAPSFTPARLRLAEALLDAGGSREAARHARAVLLWAPDDAAARRLLDAALRADSDAVR